Proteins found in one Campylobacter concisus genomic segment:
- a CDS encoding Mbeg1-like protein — MKSTKSNKELINCFKDYIDIADASYAMLHNVFENERNGLDELYDKFGKDNVPDNIANSYRKDEIDKPIWRYADGITKGDVLKSDQKDENNNTIKITGNPTAYALCIEARFMADKFVKKPNAKPNKKPKQLENNVKRFITTPTDEKGEAIGDPYIFYKENDLSPRTKLFVNRYELVKHIPNQKSGFSSTIFYDTLKSNYIIGFRGTEMKINDLLDDAFMAITSRALMQISALKSLQSSMQEAINSHSQNLSGLDNTAKDIILSGHSLGGHLAQIYAVTFKDSGVKELYTYNAPGIYGGILASAFTWSLRLLSFVAKAIAKGARWIARVIDKDGFIGKMVGSVFNKIKGMFGFKDDKSSVDEYVDVVKNNEQAQKTLADKKVSSNINKASKEKDIDIEIHHVESVKQSINRDEDSFSKDVAVLIEPTFSVISDLGYKLGIDTTGEVKYENTENRHLVNILIRSHFLKESVLVLYMLCYLLENKENEAKIEGKDIAEALDYLNEYIQSLKFKLKCIRSKLNLDVNIDDISDASMLDTPLYIFYAYLNLFYEYGKFSDENFKQDMVGYIIENLGNNIDKNSNKEAHLVKILDIDDLDKLDATKIVSDARAGDIDMLVAICALNLFVFEKKIDVNELGKYFSYSKNIYKNITILRDNRVDIAEASIFVKDRIDMLKSIINLKYADLAKLKENENFLASIDSKDISSSDEAIVIANNKSAQNNDDVAYNNKVATDDIKALMNESVGSIFYKNNDILSVSAVDKSIVDVEVLKEIFKLDSKNMNQRIYLNSALLSKANEEEDYPLYFKDEKYNSDENIPLNFTHQPRDEDKDIGRLNVAYRNSQANILNYSLLNKSLNIDLKPTSKKTKEALSNLNQRQNLQKDNQSKEISSTATSCPVIEDDTIICPHGGHVILKSRAGRSIRSDEQGVILDVDFINSPIVGCSARIPCVIVAYVPRSALSLKSMNDHYAVMQDLVPNCLSNTGSSLRCIKKENKLKLEHSLSNPSMQDSSEIIKDINLNNAYIRLHIKSALNQTDNLAVCIYKLNDVEYKNQEGFKEMELNLDEGSDIKDKKLKEYLKARFRDDKFSISSFNFKYSLMDKNFIFITPKYTEPIYKDMTLPKSGIGFFQFVDDMSDDNNLIYITPSKAKTVCIKFACGLDSEYSDDINIIKTVVVA, encoded by the coding sequence TTGAAATCAACTAAATCAAATAAAGAGCTAATAAATTGCTTTAAAGACTATATTGATATAGCTGATGCAAGTTATGCAATGCTTCATAATGTATTTGAGAATGAAAGAAATGGACTTGATGAGCTTTATGATAAATTTGGTAAAGATAATGTTCCTGACAACATTGCAAATTCATATAGAAAAGATGAGATAGATAAACCTATTTGGAGATATGCGGATGGTATAACAAAAGGTGATGTTTTAAAATCAGATCAAAAAGATGAGAATAATAACACAATAAAAATTACTGGTAACCCTACTGCTTATGCTCTTTGTATTGAGGCCAGATTTATGGCAGATAAATTTGTAAAAAAACCTAATGCTAAACCTAATAAAAAACCGAAACAATTAGAAAACAATGTAAAAAGATTTATAACAACTCCAACTGATGAAAAAGGTGAAGCAATAGGAGATCCTTATATTTTTTATAAGGAAAATGATCTCTCCCCTCGCACAAAACTCTTTGTTAATCGCTATGAGCTAGTAAAGCACATACCTAATCAAAAGTCAGGTTTTAGCTCAACTATATTTTATGACACGCTTAAGTCAAACTATATAATAGGCTTTAGAGGAACAGAGATGAAAATAAATGATCTCTTAGATGATGCCTTTATGGCTATCACATCAAGAGCACTTATGCAAATATCTGCTTTAAAATCACTTCAATCCTCTATGCAAGAAGCTATAAATTCTCATAGTCAAAACTTAAGTGGTTTAGATAACACCGCCAAAGACATCATCCTATCAGGTCACTCATTAGGAGGTCATCTAGCTCAAATATATGCAGTAACCTTTAAAGATAGCGGAGTAAAAGAACTTTATACTTATAACGCTCCAGGAATTTATGGTGGTATATTAGCTTCAGCTTTTACTTGGAGCTTAAGGCTTCTTAGCTTTGTGGCTAAAGCCATAGCAAAAGGTGCAAGATGGATAGCAAGGGTCATAGACAAAGATGGCTTTATAGGAAAGATGGTAGGCTCAGTCTTTAACAAGATAAAAGGTATGTTTGGCTTTAAGGATGATAAGAGTAGCGTAGATGAATACGTAGATGTAGTTAAAAATAATGAACAAGCTCAAAAGACTCTTGCAGATAAAAAGGTGAGCTCTAATATAAATAAAGCTAGCAAAGAAAAAGATATAGACATAGAGATACATCACGTAGAGAGCGTTAAACAAAGTATAAATAGAGATGAAGATAGCTTTTCAAAAGATGTAGCTGTTTTGATAGAACCTACCTTTTCAGTAATATCTGATCTAGGCTATAAGCTAGGCATAGATACAACTGGCGAAGTAAAGTATGAAAATACCGAGAATAGACACTTGGTGAATATATTAATTAGATCTCACTTTTTAAAAGAGAGCGTTTTAGTTTTATATATGTTGTGTTATCTCTTGGAAAACAAAGAAAATGAAGCCAAGATAGAGGGTAAAGATATAGCTGAAGCGCTTGATTATCTAAATGAATATATCCAGTCGCTTAAATTTAAACTAAAATGCATAAGATCGAAGTTAAATTTAGATGTAAATATAGATGATATAAGCGATGCTTCTATGCTAGATACGCCTTTATATATCTTTTATGCTTATTTAAATCTCTTTTATGAATATGGCAAATTTAGTGATGAAAATTTTAAGCAAGATATGGTCGGGTATATAATAGAAAATTTAGGCAACAACATAGATAAAAATAGCAACAAAGAGGCACATCTAGTAAAGATACTAGATATAGATGATCTAGATAAACTAGATGCGACAAAGATAGTAAGTGATGCTAGAGCTGGCGATATAGATATGCTAGTGGCTATTTGTGCTTTGAATTTATTTGTATTTGAAAAAAAGATAGATGTAAATGAGCTTGGTAAATACTTCTCTTATAGTAAAAACATCTATAAAAATATAACGATACTACGAGATAATAGAGTAGACATAGCAGAGGCTAGTATCTTCGTAAAAGATAGAATAGATATGCTAAAGAGCATAATAAATCTAAAATATGCGGATTTAGCAAAGCTAAAAGAAAATGAAAATTTTTTAGCTAGCATAGACTCTAAGGATATAAGCTCTAGTGATGAAGCTATAGTAATAGCTAATAATAAATCTGCTCAAAATAATGATGATGTAGCTTACAACAATAAAGTAGCAACCGATGATATAAAAGCTCTTATGAACGAGAGTGTGGGAAGTATCTTTTATAAAAACAACGATATCCTTAGTGTAAGTGCAGTGGATAAAAGTATAGTCGATGTTGAAGTATTAAAGGAGATATTTAAGCTAGATAGCAAAAATATGAATCAAAGAATATATCTAAACTCTGCCCTTTTGTCTAAAGCCAATGAAGAGGAGGATTATCCACTTTATTTTAAAGACGAAAAATATAATAGTGATGAGAATATACCTCTAAATTTTACTCATCAGCCAAGAGATGAGGATAAAGATATAGGAAGGCTAAATGTTGCTTATAGAAATTCTCAAGCAAATATATTAAATTATTCACTATTAAATAAGAGTCTAAATATCGATCTAAAACCAACAAGTAAAAAGACTAAAGAAGCTCTTTCGAATTTAAATCAAAGGCAAAATTTACAAAAAGATAATCAATCTAAAGAAATTTCATCTACTGCGACTTCATGCCCTGTCATAGAGGATGACACTATCATTTGCCCACATGGCGGTCATGTGATCTTAAAAAGTAGGGCAGGCAGAAGCATAAGATCAGACGAACAAGGCGTGATACTTGATGTTGATTTTATAAACTCGCCGATAGTAGGCTGCTCAGCTAGGATCCCATGTGTCATAGTAGCTTATGTGCCAAGATCGGCACTTAGTCTAAAAAGCATGAATGATCACTACGCTGTAATGCAAGATCTAGTGCCAAACTGCCTAAGCAACACCGGCTCTTCGCTAAGGTGCATAAAAAAAGAGAATAAACTAAAACTAGAGCATAGTTTAAGTAATCCTAGTATGCAAGATAGTAGTGAAATAATAAAAGATATAAATTTAAATAATGCCTACATAAGGCTTCATATAAAATCAGCCCTTAATCAAACAGATAATCTTGCCGTTTGTATATATAAGCTAAATGATGTGGAATATAAAAACCAAGAGGGATTTAAAGAAATGGAGCTAAATTTAGACGAAGGCTCTGATATAAAAGATAAGAAGCTAAAAGAGTATCTAAAGGCCCGATTTAGAGATGACAAATTTAGTATCTCATCATTTAACTTTAAATACTCGCTTATGGATAAAAATTTTATTTTTATTACTCCTAAATATACTGAGCCTATCTATAAAGATATGACGCTTCCTAAGAGTGGAATAGGATTTTTTCAGTTTGTAGATGATATGAGTGACGATAACAATCTTATCTATATTACGCCAAGTAAAGCAAAAACAGTATGTATAAAATTTGCTTGTGGGCTAGATAGTGAATATAGCGATGATATAAATATAATCAAAACAGTAGTGGTGGCATAA